The following are encoded in a window of Haliotis asinina isolate JCU_RB_2024 chromosome 14, JCU_Hal_asi_v2, whole genome shotgun sequence genomic DNA:
- the LOC137262153 gene encoding uncharacterized protein: MPSKTLGNFVQCPVCRTSHVPTNGALKDGVYASTCENCGHFFKFKATGPLKSSVNFTINGASFTVGNEYAAALSLNEFMRSQGVSYGTKAMCLEGGCGVCLVTTTLYDPITKAVQTYTVNSCLVPLYTCDGMQVTTIEGLGNPRDGLHPIQDRLAQYNGSQCGFCSPAQVMNMYGLLKRTPNPTMQQVENAYDTTICRCTGYRPILAAMKSFASDATPDLPGGQIDIEDLDRKICKKTGKTCSGRCSSKTQTDPEQVPLHIVLQGSQWYKPTNRQQLYALLGQHQRDNYRLVFGNSGYGVYKEIGPWMYDVLIDLRGIQEFYDISIDSSKVMFGPSITLTNMLEVFETNSTNPALSYFRDFASHVGVIGNTGVRNLGSWAGNLMLKNLHSEFPSDVFTMFEAVGATLFIGSSDGSEKSYSLMDFLNLDMKGKVILSVTLPTFPSGDVYVKSFKITPRHQNAHAYVTAGFRLQLDRNNNFTVKTKPSLVYGGINKTLVHASKTEAYLQGKQLGSASILKSALAILSGELVPDNTPGLSSTTYRKNLAISLFYKCVLGMCGQKAAPAYQSGATNLMRPVSSGTQTYGTRKGEYPLTKPMTKVDATLQTSGIAQYVNDVPPVQGEVYASFVISTVGNAEIDTVDTSAALSYPGVLRYISASDIPAGGRNSFSPTFFLDEEIFCSGRVLYSGQPIGIIVAFDKLSADTAASMVKVTYKNVQPPIITMEDAIQKKSVHPNTVKPIKVGDAAAAIASSDQKITGRIKMGTQYHFHLETQVSICYPAEDGVGMNILCSTQWTDMVQQVTSKLLAIPESRINVTVRRLGGSYGSKITRATLPACAASLAAHILRRPVRLAMNFHTNMKTIGKRFPYLADYTVGVNNDGKLNGIQLTVNADCGSSPNDNGFVIFGPCMDNAYFCPTWDFKAVLLKTNLPANTATRSPGSCPANFIMESMMEHVAKVLNKDPLEFRKINLFTKGQKTAAGMVLKYCNIRDMVAQLETSADVQNRKQQIAAFNQANRWKKKGISVVPLRFDLPFTHVNYGVFMTVFHGDGSVAITIGGVENGQGINTKVMQVCAYELGIPMDLITVNPTSSFIDANSIATGGSITSEVNVLGTLQCCQQLKARMAPVKAQMSNPTWLQLVTKCFITGMDLTARSFTNPTGDFTQYNAYGAACTEVEMDVLTGENQINRVDILYDCGESMNPEIDVGQAEGAFVMGLGYWLTEQMIYDPTTGTALTDGTWEYKPPMGKDIPIDFRIQFLKNAPNPRGVLRSKAVGEPPLCMAASALFAVKQAIQAARKDIAKDTFFPLDGPSTVEMIQSQCQVDSSLLVYGQ, encoded by the exons ATGCCGTCAAAAACACTGGGGAACTTTGTGCAGTGTCCTGTGTGCAGGACCAG CCATGTTCCCACCAACGGGGCACTGAAGGATGGAGTGTATGCTTCTACCTGTGAAAACTGTGGCCACTTCTTCAAGTTCAAGGCCACAGGTCCTCTCAAGTCCTCTGTCAACTTCACCATAAACGGGGCTTCCTTCACAG ttGGCAACGAGTATGCCGCTGCTCTCTCCCTGAATGAGTTCATGAGGTCACAGGGTGTGTCCTATGGCACCAAGGCCATGTGCTTAGAGGGAGGATGTGGCGTGTGCCTCGTCACTACCACGCTGTATGATCCCATCACAAAGGCCGTGCAAACCTACACAGTCAACTCG TGTCTGGTTCCTCTGTACACATGTGACGGCATGCAAGTGACAACCATCGAGGGTCTTGGCAACCCCAGGGATGGCCTACACCCGATACAAGACCGTCTGGCACAGTACAATGGCTCTCAGTGTGGCTTCTGTAGCCCCGCTCAGGTCATGAATATGTATGG CTTACTGAAGAGGACACCCAACCCGACCATGCAACAAGTAGAAAATGCCTATGACACCACCATCTGCAGATGCACTG GGTACCGGCCCATCCTGGCCGCAATGAAATCCTTCGCTTCTGATGCCACGCCAGACCTTCCTGGAGGCCAGATTGACATTGAG GATCTGGACAGGAAGATTTGTAAGAAGACCGGAAAGACATGCTCAGGACGCTGTTCATCTAAGACACAGACTGACCCGGAGCAGGTCCCCCTCCACATTGTGCTGCAGGGATCACAGTGGTACAAACCCACCAATAGGCAGCAACTCTACGCCCTCCTCGGCCAACACCAGAGAGACAACTACAGACTCGTGTTCGGAAATTCAGGATATG GTGTCTACAAAGAGATCGGTCCATGGATGTATGATGTCCTTATTGACCTGCGTGGCATCCAGGAGTTCTATGATATATCC attgactcctccaaaGTGATGTTTGGACCCAGCATCACTCTGACCAACATGTTGGAAGTCTTTGAGACAAACAGCACCAACCCTGCTTTGTCCTATTTCCGCGACTTCGCCAGCCACGTGGGCGTCATTGGCAACACTGGAGTCAGGAAC CTGGGCAGCTGGGCCGGGAACCTTATGCTGAAGAACCTTCACTCGGAGTTCCCGTCTGATGTCTTCACCATGTTCGAGGCAGTCGGGGCCACTCTGTTCATAG GATCTAGTGATGGGTCCGAGAAGTCGTACAGTCTCATGGACTTCCTGAACCTAGATATGAAGGGCAAGGTCatcttgtctgtcacacttcCAACATTCCCATCCGGAGACGTCTATGTGAAGAGTTTCAAGATTACCCCAAGACACCAG AACGCCCACGCCTATGTGACAGCAGGCTTCAGGTTGCAGCTGGACAGGAACAACAACTTCACCGTCAAGACAAAACCATCCCTGGTGTATGGAGGCATCAACAAGACGCTG GTTCACGCCAGCAAGACGGAGGCATATCTGCAAGGAAAACAGTTGGGAAGTGCTTCTATCCTCAAAA GTGCCCTGGCGATTCTGTCGGGCGAGCTGGTTCCTGATAACACCCCTGGCCTATCCAGTACAACCTACAGGAAGAACCTGGCCATCTCACTGTTCTACAAG TGTGTACTTGGAATGTGTGGTCAAAAAGCAGCACCAGCATACCAGAGTGGTGCCACCAACTTGATGCGACCCGTGTCATCCGGCACTCAGACATATGGCACTCGTAAAGGGGAATACCCCCTGACTAAACCTATGACCAAGGTGGACGCGACCCTACAG ACTTCAGGTATTGCCCAGTACGTCAACGATGTCCCCCCTGTGCAGGGTGAGGTGTACGCATCCTTCGTCATCAGCACTGTCGGTAATGCTGAAATCGACACCGTGGACACCTCTGCAGCTCTG AGCTATCCTGGAGTTCTGCGATACATCTCTGCTTCGGACATACCTGCCGGAGGCCGGAACAGTTTCAGCCCAACATTCTTCCTTGATGAAGAG ATATTCTGCAGTGGCCGGGTTCTCTACAGCGGACAGCCTATTGGCATCATCGTCGCAT TTGACAAACTGTCAGCAGACACTGCAGCAAGCATGGTGAAAGTCACCTACAAGAACGTCCAGCCCCCCATCATCACAATGGAAGATGCCATTCAGAAGAAATCAGTACATCCTAACACTGTCAAACCGATCAAAGTTGGTGATGCTGCAG CTGCAATAGCGAGCTCGGACCAGAAAATCACCGGCCGGATCAAGATGGGAACACAGTACCATTTCCATCTGGAGACACAA GTAAGCATCTGCTATCCAGCAGAGGATGGAGTGGGTATGAACATTCTCTGTTCAACACAGTGGACAGATATGGTACAGCAAGTGACATCAAAGCTCCTCGCCATCCCTGAGAGCCG tataAACGTGACAGTCAGACGTCTAGGGGGATCATACGGGTCGAAAATTACCCGCGCCACCTTACCCGCTTGTGCTGCTTCCCTTGCCGCCCACATCTTGAGAAG ACCTGTCCGTCTGGCGATGAACTTCCACACCAACATGAAGACCATAGGGAAACGTTTTCCCTACTTGGCGGATTATACG GTGGGCGTCAACAACGACGGTAAACTGAACGGAATCCAGCTTACAGTGAACGCCGACTGCGGATCGTCCCCCAACGACAACGGCTTCGTCATATTCGGCCCATGCATGGACAACG CCTACTTTTGCCCCACGTGGGACTTCAAAGCTGTTCTCTTGAAGACCAATCTTCCAGCTAACACCGCTACACGATCACCAG GGTCCTGCCCCGCTAACTTCATCATGGAGTCGATGATGGAACATGTCGCCAAAGTCCTGAACAAAGATCCACTGGAGTTCAGGAAAATAAACCTGTTCACCAAAGGGCAA AAAACCGCCGCTGGAATGGTTCTGAAGTACTGCAACATCAGAGACATGGTAGCTCAACTGGAGACGTCGGCAGATGTCCAGAATAGAAAGCAACAGATTGCAGCTTTCAACCAG GCCAACAGATGGAAGAAGAAGGGCATTTCAGTTGTGCCTCTCCGCTTTGACCTACCATTCACCCACGTCAACTACGGCGTCTTCATGACTGTTTTCCACGGGGATGGATCCGTCGCCATAACGATCGGTGGTGTGGAGAACGGGCAGGGAATCAACACAAAG GTGATGCAAGTATGTGCCTATGAGCTCGGAATCCCCATGGACTTAATCACCGTAAACCCGACGTCAAGTTTCATCGACGCTAACTCAATTGCAACTGGTGGCAGCATCACAAGCGAGGTCAACGTATTG GGGACCCTGCAGTGCTGTCAACAGTTAAAGGCACGGATGGCACCGGTCAAAGCTCAGATGTCCAACCCAACCTGGCTGCAGCTGGTCACTAAGTGCTTCATCACAGGAATGGACCTGACAGCGAGAAGCTT CACCAATCCAACAGGCGACTTTACCCAGTACAACGCCTACGGCGCAGCGTGCACAGAGGTCGAGATGGACGTTCTGACCGGAGAGAACCAGATCAATAGAGTGGACATACTGTATGACTGTGGAGAGAG TATGAACCCTGAGATCGACGTCGGACAAGCAGAGGGAGCCTTTGTGATGGGTTTGGGATACTGGCTGACCGAACAGATGATTTATGACCCCACGACTGGCACCGCCTTGACTGATGGAACATGG